The Streptomyces europaeiscabiei genome window below encodes:
- a CDS encoding fumarylacetoacetate hydrolase family protein yields MRIIRYAVGGVRHYGELVSGDAGIARFEGDPFTGMIPAGHVDKIGDVVILPPLERPRIFGFAYNYASHVDETDRELPEVPVCFMKPSTAVVGPDDSIVYPADGELIHFEGELVVVIGKEARHVKPSEAHEYILGYTCGNDVSDRVVQRRESAYGTLLIGKGQDTFAPLGPVIETELDPSALSLTTRVNGAVMQSASTADLLLSVPDIVSYLSRYVTLLPGDAIMTGTPSGVGPIRPGDVVEVEIEGIGVLRNPVVAESL; encoded by the coding sequence GTGCGCATCATCAGGTATGCCGTCGGCGGTGTGCGTCACTACGGAGAACTCGTATCCGGTGACGCCGGGATCGCGAGATTCGAGGGGGATCCCTTCACCGGGATGATCCCCGCCGGCCACGTCGACAAAATCGGCGACGTGGTCATTCTCCCGCCGCTCGAACGGCCCCGGATCTTCGGGTTCGCCTACAACTACGCCTCGCACGTAGACGAGACCGACCGTGAGCTTCCGGAAGTTCCCGTGTGTTTTATGAAGCCGAGCACCGCGGTGGTGGGTCCGGACGACTCCATCGTCTATCCGGCGGATGGTGAACTGATCCATTTCGAAGGCGAGTTGGTCGTCGTCATCGGAAAGGAAGCCCGTCATGTGAAGCCCTCCGAGGCCCACGAGTACATCCTCGGCTACACGTGCGGCAATGACGTCAGCGACCGCGTCGTCCAGCGCAGGGAAAGCGCGTACGGCACGCTTCTCATCGGGAAGGGACAGGACACCTTCGCTCCCCTCGGACCCGTCATCGAGACCGAACTCGACCCTTCGGCGCTGTCGCTGACGACCCGTGTGAACGGCGCCGTCATGCAGTCGGCGAGCACGGCCGACCTGCTGCTCTCCGTTCCCGACATCGTCAGCTACCTCAGCCGCTACGTCACCTTGCTGCCCGGAGACGCGATCATGACCGGTACGCCGTCAGGTGTCGGGCCGATCCGTCCCGGAGACGTGGTCGAGGTGGAGATCGAGGGTATCGGTGTTCTGCGTAACCCGGTGGTGGCCGAGAGCCTCTGA